A single Nicotiana tabacum cultivar K326 chromosome 5, ASM71507v2, whole genome shotgun sequence DNA region contains:
- the LOC107804723 gene encoding uncharacterized protein LOC107804723 — protein MISQFCQISFLLLRFIVLFFLPCVHIKQQLWTIKDTYNITRPIPIPDYRILKPQYCGKVMLKLRRKCPKECREVVSSLIFAAARLADVPELRQLRSVFTDIYRNSLECYLNKEVRKVTSSMQQRTLPWL, from the exons ATGATTTCACAGTTCTGTCAAATCAGTTTTCTACTTTTACGATTTATAGTTCTATTTTTTCTCCCTTGTGTGCATATAAAACAGCAACTCTGGACTATAAAAG ATACATACAATATTACAAGACCAATTCCCATCCCTGACTATCGAATTCTCAAGCCTCAGTATTGCGGAAAAGTTATGTTAAAATTAAGAAG GAAATGTCCCAAGGAGTGCAGAGAAGTTGTatcatctttgatttttgcaGCAGCAAGACTCGCCGACGTGCCAGAATTACGCCAACTAAGAAGTGTATTTACTGATATATATAGAAATTCCCTTGAATGTTATCTCAATAAAGAG GTAAGAAAAGTTACCTCAAGTATGCAACAAAGAACTTTGCCTTGGCTGTAA
- the LOC142181074 gene encoding vinorine synthase-like: MERKIEIVSVELIKPLSPTPNHLRCYEFSLLDQMAVDMSVPLALFYPPPLDGGESSRLLLLKKSLSEILARFYPFAGRIKDNSVECNDDGVPFYEAFAHNYQLEDVLRKPAYVNERFLPTTVEEGSLMPDSALYPLLVQVTIFECGGMAIGIRASHKVADCATLCTLINAWSTIARGNIEVVVPEFVAAAKFPMFNPSL; encoded by the coding sequence ATGGAAAGAAAGATTGAGATAGTTTCTGTGGAGCTCATTAAACCTCTTTCTCCTACTCCCAATCACCTTAGATGCTACGAATTTTCTCTTCTGGACCAAATGGCTGTAGACATGTCTGTTCCCTTAGCTCTATTCTATCCTCCTCCCTTAGATGGCGGCGAATCATCAAGATTActccttttgaagaaatcttTGTCTGAAATTCTTGCTCGGTTTTACCCTTTTGCTGGCCGAATTAAGGATAACTCAGTTGAATGCAACGACGATGGAGTACCCTTTTACGAGGCTTTTGCTCATAACTATCAGTTGGAAGATGTTCTTAGAAAGCCTGCATATGTCAATGAAAGGTTCCTCCCAACTACTGTAGAAGAGGGATCATTGATGCCTGATTCAGCCTTATATCCCCTACTTGTTCAAGTCACTATTTTTGAGTGCGGAGGTATGGCTATTGGTATACGTGCTTCTCACAAAGTTGCTGATTGTGCCACATTGTGCACTCTCATCAATGCCTGGTCAACAATTGCTCGAGGTAACATTGAAGTCGTTGTGCCAGAATTCGTTGCGGCTGCAAAATTCCCCATGTTCAATCCAAGCCTATGA